One stretch of Shewanella sp. Arc9-LZ DNA includes these proteins:
- the tssL gene encoding type VI secretion system protein TssL, long form, protein MNDKTIVKPRPGKGSGMAGNKTKVDDDSQKTLIQDHRADNRDNRSQLSLSQNPIVDFAGTLLSICTQLRNSTEHDDVNTLRVHCVELIKNYEQQLRNANLASDDIKSARYCLCCFIDEVVLNTPWGEQSYWASDSLLSTFHNETLGGEYFYTLLDASLRHPSEKCNLLELMYLCLTLGFVGKMRVEPQGDQKLEALREKTYLAIQSCKGDFHRELSPGWRQNIVPNLTFQQPFPLWVIGALFGVVILFIYMGFSYSINNYSSEAYKELTSIVPWEKTIDAQQQISRDEALLLQQLLQTEIGKNLLEVEQLSDRVRIRIGATELFASGNTQPRSDFEAILAKIALTLESTNGKILITGHTDDEPIFTSKYPSNWHLSLARATSIANVLANNSSLSGRLWPEGRGESEPRVVNDSEQNRALNRRIEIDLLF, encoded by the coding sequence GTGAACGATAAAACCATCGTTAAACCTCGCCCAGGGAAAGGGTCGGGTATGGCTGGCAATAAAACAAAGGTCGATGATGATAGTCAGAAAACCTTGATCCAAGATCATCGTGCCGATAATCGAGACAACCGATCGCAACTAAGCTTATCGCAAAACCCAATCGTTGATTTTGCGGGTACGCTTTTATCTATTTGTACTCAGTTACGAAATAGTACCGAGCATGATGATGTCAATACTTTACGGGTGCATTGTGTCGAACTCATCAAGAATTATGAGCAACAATTACGTAATGCAAATTTAGCGTCAGATGACATTAAGTCTGCTCGATATTGCTTGTGTTGCTTTATAGATGAGGTGGTCCTCAATACGCCTTGGGGAGAGCAAAGCTATTGGGCGTCTGACAGTTTACTTTCTACTTTTCACAATGAAACCTTGGGTGGCGAATATTTCTATACCTTGCTTGACGCCTCACTTCGTCATCCTTCTGAAAAGTGTAATTTACTTGAGTTGATGTATTTATGTTTAACTCTTGGTTTTGTTGGCAAAATGAGAGTTGAGCCTCAAGGCGATCAAAAACTAGAAGCATTACGTGAAAAAACGTATTTAGCCATTCAATCTTGCAAAGGCGATTTCCATCGAGAATTATCACCAGGATGGCGACAGAATATTGTCCCTAATCTAACCTTCCAGCAGCCATTTCCTTTATGGGTTATCGGGGCATTATTTGGGGTGGTTATTTTATTTATCTATATGGGTTTTAGTTATAGCATCAACAATTACTCATCAGAGGCTTATAAAGAATTGACCTCGATTGTGCCTTGGGAGAAAACCATTGATGCGCAACAACAAATTAGTCGTGATGAAGCATTATTACTGCAACAACTTTTACAAACTGAAATTGGCAAGAATCTACTCGAAGTTGAACAATTAAGTGATCGTGTGAGGATCCGCATTGGGGCGACTGAACTGTTTGCTTCTGGTAACACTCAACCTCGTTCAGATTTTGAAGCTATTTTAGCTAAAATTGCTCTGACGCTAGAGAGCACAAATGGCAAAATATTGATCACCGGTCATACCGATGATGAGCCAATCTTTACGTCTAAATACCCATCAAATTGGCATCTTTCATTAGCAAGAGCAACGTCGATTGCGAACGTTCTCGCTAATAACTCATCGCTAAGTGGCCGCTTGTGGCCCGAAGGTCGTGGTGAGTCTGAGCCCCGTGTGGTGAACGACAGTGAACAGAACCGCGCGTTAAATCGTCGAATCGAAATCGACTTATTGTTTTAG
- the tssJ gene encoding type VI secretion system lipoprotein TssJ: MKLKLGLYQIVLVSFLLLNSGCKTINAVVPPSTDLTFNASADINPDINDRPSPVVVKIFELSSRTIFDTQDFFTLDESAESVLGPDLIRKDELELQPSETREYAMTLGQNTRFVGVIVAYRDIDSSRWRSVVAVDPTGYDDVVINIEKIAVYNSEK, translated from the coding sequence ATGAAATTGAAGTTAGGTCTATATCAAATTGTATTAGTGAGCTTTTTATTACTTAATTCTGGCTGTAAAACGATTAATGCTGTCGTCCCGCCATCGACAGATCTTACCTTTAATGCCAGTGCAGACATCAATCCTGACATTAACGATCGGCCATCACCAGTGGTGGTGAAAATATTTGAATTATCATCAAGAACTATCTTTGATACTCAAGATTTTTTTACCCTTGATGAGTCAGCTGAAAGTGTACTTGGTCCAGATCTTATTCGTAAAGATGAGTTGGAATTACAGCCATCAGAAACGCGTGAATATGCCATGACACTGGGACAAAACACCCGATTTGTTGGTGTTATTGTCGCATACAGAGATATTGATTCATCTCGTTGGCGTTCAGTCGTCGCTGTCGATCCTACTGGTTATGATGATGTCGTTATCAACATCGAAAAAATAGCTGTGTATAACTCTGAAAAATAA
- the tagH gene encoding type VI secretion system-associated FHA domain protein TagH: MELLLEIVSYHRLSPEQVITKDVTETLTLGRSDVCDWHMPDPEKVVSGTHARITKRSDDFFIEDLSTNGLYVNRAVEALGTNREHKIEHDDLFTFGDYEISAKLQMLHVASNSQPQQEIHDAPHVATLQQNKLIPASSSSMLDTGFESDLAGFDSAMLLNQSRQQSAGLSQMNADLQDHFQPPVAIPEEWDKDIFGQHSQAHAKTDIRSVVPQEPELLVAKASVNPIKVPETVKAEVKKVAPVSPNTKVPVSTQVSPSSALSKAFFQGMGVNEQDYVNVLTEELMFELGQSMQFMLTGLMESLRQRSKLKTEFRINQTTFQQRENNPLKFSANIDDVFQNLFLRKSASFLSSQQAITEAFNDGRKHDTALTAGTLGAIRGLLNQLDPEFIEAKSQNQSLTDMLVPGQKQMRQWKVYKSLHSNLKTEFMQDSAAALSDDFVKAYDNKIKTL, from the coding sequence ATGGAATTATTGCTAGAGATTGTGAGTTATCACAGGTTATCCCCTGAGCAGGTCATAACAAAAGATGTCACAGAAACCTTAACGTTAGGGCGCTCTGATGTATGTGATTGGCATATGCCTGATCCAGAAAAAGTGGTTTCTGGTACTCATGCTCGGATCACCAAGCGCAGTGATGATTTTTTCATTGAGGATTTATCAACCAACGGATTATATGTCAATCGCGCAGTCGAAGCGTTAGGCACCAATCGTGAGCATAAAATTGAACACGATGATCTGTTTACTTTTGGTGATTATGAGATCAGTGCGAAGTTACAAATGTTACATGTGGCCTCTAATAGTCAACCTCAACAAGAGATACATGACGCCCCACATGTTGCTACTTTGCAGCAAAATAAACTCATTCCAGCTTCTTCCTCATCAATGCTTGATACTGGGTTTGAATCTGATTTAGCAGGATTTGATTCTGCTATGTTACTGAACCAATCTCGACAACAATCAGCAGGTCTCTCGCAGATGAATGCTGATTTACAAGACCATTTTCAACCACCAGTAGCCATTCCAGAAGAATGGGATAAAGATATTTTTGGACAACATTCTCAAGCTCACGCAAAAACTGATATCCGATCTGTTGTTCCACAAGAGCCCGAGCTTCTGGTTGCTAAAGCTTCAGTTAACCCTATAAAAGTGCCTGAAACGGTAAAAGCGGAGGTGAAAAAAGTGGCCCCCGTGTCACCAAATACCAAAGTACCCGTTAGTACACAGGTAAGCCCTTCATCTGCATTAAGCAAAGCGTTTTTTCAGGGTATGGGAGTCAATGAACAAGATTATGTCAATGTGCTAACTGAAGAGTTGATGTTTGAACTGGGCCAAAGTATGCAGTTTATGTTGACTGGACTGATGGAATCACTACGTCAACGTTCAAAGCTGAAAACTGAGTTTAGGATCAATCAAACAACATTCCAGCAGCGTGAAAATAATCCATTGAAATTTTCGGCCAATATTGATGATGTATTTCAAAATTTATTTTTAAGGAAAAGTGCGAGTTTCTTGTCATCTCAACAAGCGATTACCGAAGCTTTTAATGACGGTCGAAAACATGATACTGCGTTAACTGCAGGCACATTAGGCGCTATCCGTGGATTGCTAAATCAATTAGATCCTGAATTTATTGAAGCCAAAAGTCAAAACCAGTCGCTTACAGACATGTTAGTGCCGGGACAGAAACAGATGCGCCAATGGAAAGTATATAAAAGCTTACATTCCAATTTAAAAACAGAATTTATGCAAGACAGTGCTGCTGCATTATCAGATGATTTTGTTAAAGCATACGACAATAAAATTAAAACATTATAA
- the tssM gene encoding type VI secretion system membrane subunit TssM, whose product MSLKSIGKGIVDTLKSKWTITIIGFLCLALLIWFGGPLVAIAGYEPLASAATRIILLLVIVIIFGAIHFSRQLKNKKQSEKMVDSLINGEEGSSVASDDLAKSEITVLQNKMTQALDILKNTKLTKNKSIYELPWYIMIGPPGSGKTTAIQHSGLEYPLKEKMGVDMIEGVGGTRHCDWWFTNKAVLIDTAGRYTTQDSHVKQDSRAWQGFLGLLKKYRPVRPINGVIISMGMSDLLNQTKTERNLHARAIKQRLQELQNQLGMTFPVYVLFSKSDLVAGFNEFFDDLTKEDCEQIWGITFPLNADTEDTDIVSSFNKEFHDLLLNLNARLNSRLKNERDLERRAAIYEFPKQLRLLQSSADDFLKEIFAPNAYEEAPLLRGVYLTSATQEGTPIDHLSSHLSSGIKSKTKTFAANKQRSYFIKRLLEDVIFPEKNLASTNRKHTNHNKLLRKISVGIAAGVTLFASYVWWQSYDWNRQLIDDTYQGVTAYKTVTSGGLNAKSDVITLTKGLTLIRDLPVGFGTDKPEDAYTFGLYQGDKLKQPATAAYHRALETHLMPYLQGVLSAEMDANGGHLNYLYETLKTYLMLYFPEHFDKSDVQVWFSAYIDRNLVGDVNGEVRKELNKHIDTLLSLGIRGHQYDSMTVDSARINLTMLPLVERAYQRLKSDFSNSSIPDFKLVDILGVDSLDGLVFISGRQFNQGIPGLYTFNGFHGIFSIEKNKIIKNLTADSWVYGDELVDLDEQAKAQITQELENRYIRDYIFYWEDFLSDLAIKPYSTREEAESVTAALASPDQPIKTIITAVQKNVNLTKLPADSNNLKAAAEVAGNISDVAFRSKKARLNRLLPDTAIELDIDLPGKDVEFAFAELLKINPADIDKIQTTLRALNRNYNKLSMQSEGQGNVVNQATEESFAQLGSSLSEQLMDLPYPVKNWLSEVAYRTRSFAKSNQSQRFNGIWRSQVLAEFNRAIAGRYPFDRKSSEDVRLKDFSKFFGYGGTLDKFWDQYLASHVDTSKKPWRFKRNIGIRNDILEMYQRAEIIKEAFFEPGSKQPIVNFSLEPELLDRSVSMFLFEIDSQQLKYRHGPTRKELFTWPGPGANNETRIAFSPPNGGRSINKKYEGEWSFFKLLDELSKKRPQTKKDGKLLINLKGYNAVLKLTANSVNNPFWMANMEKFRCPANL is encoded by the coding sequence ATGTCTTTAAAATCAATTGGCAAAGGAATTGTCGACACACTTAAGTCTAAATGGACAATTACCATAATAGGTTTTTTATGTTTGGCTTTACTTATTTGGTTTGGTGGCCCTTTAGTGGCTATAGCGGGGTATGAACCGTTAGCATCAGCAGCCACACGGATTATCTTACTACTGGTTATTGTTATTATTTTTGGTGCCATTCACTTTTCTCGACAACTCAAGAATAAAAAACAAAGCGAGAAAATGGTTGATAGCTTAATTAATGGTGAAGAGGGTAGCTCTGTGGCCAGTGATGACTTAGCAAAAAGTGAAATCACTGTTTTACAAAATAAAATGACCCAAGCATTAGATATTCTTAAAAATACCAAGTTAACTAAAAATAAAAGTATTTACGAATTACCTTGGTACATCATGATTGGTCCACCTGGAAGTGGAAAAACCACAGCTATTCAACATTCTGGTCTTGAATACCCATTAAAAGAAAAAATGGGCGTAGATATGATTGAAGGCGTTGGAGGAACAAGACATTGTGATTGGTGGTTTACCAATAAGGCAGTATTAATTGATACGGCGGGTCGTTATACGACTCAAGATAGTCATGTAAAACAAGACTCTCGGGCATGGCAAGGTTTTCTGGGTTTATTGAAAAAATACCGCCCAGTTCGTCCTATTAATGGGGTGATAATCAGCATGGGCATGTCTGATTTGTTAAACCAAACCAAGACAGAGAGAAATTTACACGCACGCGCAATTAAGCAGCGTTTACAAGAACTGCAAAATCAACTGGGTATGACTTTTCCGGTATATGTTTTATTTTCGAAATCAGATTTAGTTGCTGGGTTTAATGAGTTTTTTGATGATTTAACCAAAGAAGATTGTGAACAAATTTGGGGTATTACCTTCCCACTCAATGCCGATACAGAAGACACTGATATTGTCAGTTCATTTAATAAAGAATTTCATGATTTATTATTAAATTTAAATGCAAGATTAAATAGCCGTTTAAAAAACGAACGCGACCTAGAGCGTCGTGCGGCCATCTATGAGTTTCCAAAGCAGCTTCGGTTATTACAGAGCTCAGCCGATGATTTTCTTAAAGAGATCTTCGCGCCTAATGCATACGAAGAAGCACCGCTATTGCGTGGTGTTTATTTAACCAGCGCAACTCAAGAAGGTACCCCAATTGATCATCTTTCTAGTCACTTATCCAGTGGCATTAAGAGTAAAACTAAAACCTTCGCCGCCAATAAGCAACGCAGCTACTTTATTAAACGCCTATTAGAAGATGTTATTTTTCCAGAGAAAAATTTAGCATCGACCAATCGCAAGCATACAAACCATAATAAACTTTTACGAAAAATATCAGTAGGCATTGCTGCAGGTGTCACTTTGTTTGCGAGTTATGTTTGGTGGCAAAGTTATGATTGGAATAGACAATTGATTGATGATACCTATCAAGGTGTCACAGCATATAAAACGGTTACCAGTGGTGGGTTAAATGCTAAGTCTGATGTGATTACACTTACCAAAGGATTAACATTAATTCGTGATCTCCCTGTTGGTTTTGGTACTGACAAGCCTGAGGATGCATATACCTTTGGTTTGTATCAAGGAGATAAGCTTAAACAACCTGCTACAGCGGCTTATCACCGTGCTTTAGAAACACATTTAATGCCTTACCTACAAGGTGTGCTAAGTGCAGAAATGGACGCTAATGGTGGGCACCTTAACTACCTCTATGAGACATTGAAAACCTACTTAATGTTGTATTTTCCCGAGCATTTTGACAAAAGTGATGTGCAAGTCTGGTTCTCGGCTTATATCGATAGAAACCTGGTTGGTGATGTAAATGGTGAGGTTAGAAAGGAGTTAAATAAGCATATAGATACATTACTGTCTTTAGGGATTAGAGGTCATCAATATGACAGTATGACAGTGGATAGTGCCCGGATTAATTTGACCATGTTACCTCTGGTTGAGCGCGCATATCAGCGTTTAAAAAGTGATTTTTCAAACAGCAGTATCCCAGATTTTAAACTGGTTGATATTCTGGGTGTAGACAGTTTAGATGGCCTGGTGTTCATCAGTGGTCGCCAATTTAATCAAGGTATTCCTGGTCTTTATACTTTTAATGGTTTTCATGGCATTTTTAGTATAGAAAAGAATAAGATAATAAAAAACCTAACCGCAGACAGTTGGGTTTATGGTGATGAGTTAGTTGATTTAGACGAACAAGCGAAAGCGCAGATTACCCAAGAGTTAGAAAACAGATACATTCGTGATTATATTTTCTATTGGGAAGATTTCTTAAGCGACCTTGCTATCAAACCATATTCAACACGTGAGGAAGCTGAGAGTGTTACTGCAGCGCTTGCGAGCCCAGATCAACCGATCAAAACCATTATTACCGCAGTTCAGAAAAATGTGAATTTAACTAAGCTTCCTGCCGATTCAAATAATTTAAAGGCCGCGGCGGAAGTGGCCGGTAATATTTCTGATGTTGCATTTCGGTCTAAAAAAGCACGATTAAATAGACTGTTACCCGATACAGCAATAGAGTTAGATATTGATTTGCCTGGCAAAGATGTAGAATTTGCTTTTGCAGAATTGCTCAAAATAAATCCTGCTGACATTGATAAAATTCAAACGACGTTGCGGGCTCTTAATCGAAACTACAATAAATTATCAATGCAGTCAGAAGGACAAGGTAACGTTGTTAATCAAGCCACAGAAGAAAGCTTTGCTCAACTAGGTTCTAGTTTATCTGAGCAATTGATGGATCTACCTTATCCAGTAAAAAATTGGTTAAGTGAAGTGGCTTATCGTACTCGCTCGTTTGCTAAATCCAATCAAAGTCAGCGTTTCAATGGTATTTGGCGTTCGCAAGTGTTGGCTGAATTCAATCGAGCGATCGCAGGGCGTTACCCATTTGACCGAAAATCGTCAGAAGATGTCAGACTAAAAGACTTCAGTAAGTTTTTTGGTTATGGCGGCACCTTAGATAAATTTTGGGATCAATACCTCGCTTCACATGTCGATACCAGCAAAAAACCTTGGCGTTTTAAGCGTAATATCGGCATTCGTAATGACATTTTAGAAATGTATCAACGCGCAGAAATTATTAAAGAAGCATTTTTCGAACCGGGATCTAAGCAGCCTATTGTTAACTTTTCATTAGAACCGGAATTATTAGATAGAAGTGTGAGTATGTTTTTATTCGAAATAGATAGCCAACAGCTGAAGTATCGACACGGTCCTACTCGCAAAGAGTTATTTACCTGGCCTGGCCCTGGAGCAAATAACGAAACACGAATTGCATTTTCACCTCCTAACGGCGGGCGCTCTATCAATAAGAAATATGAAGGTGAATGGTCATTCTTCAAATTATTAGATGAATTAAGTAAAAAGCGTCCACAAACTAAAAAAGATGGCAAGTTACTCATCAATCTCAAAGGCTACAATGCTGTACTGAAATTGACCGCAAACAGTGTTAACAATCCATTTTGGATGGCAAATATGGAGAAGTTTAGATGTCCTGCGAATCTTTAA
- the tssK gene encoding type VI secretion system baseplate subunit TssK, with product MSDFSPIAWTEGMFLRPQHMQQQERFLQHQQARTAKNNNPLAWGVVSYEVNYGLLPLGQFGLDRIDCVFPDNTLACLPEQSPLPTAITVPAGTLDQLVYLVLPVAKSNGMNISSSEQNQITRYSYEDHNIVDTSVGSDAMEVLQVAKLDCRLKLQTEDRSGYVSIAIARVIDVSEEGVIRLDKKFIPACIGIEHIKTLMNMTTEVTGMINQRAEAIAGRLSQSQGTSSSIADFLMLQLLNKYQPIFEHYGVVSHIHPELLFRTLISFSGELSTFSSPNKRPPKFPVYQHDNLTYVFSNTMVIVNHGLSSVLEQSATELILEKTKFGVYFSTIADKSMLDNAEFILAVKANVPHDELRQRLPSQIKIGSVETIRELVNNQLPGIGISNLPVAPRQVPYHAGYHYFQLDKNNSHWIKLKSSGGVAMHISGAYPELQIELWAVSI from the coding sequence ATGAGCGATTTTAGCCCAATAGCATGGACAGAGGGCATGTTTCTTCGTCCGCAACATATGCAGCAGCAAGAACGTTTTTTGCAACATCAACAAGCGCGAACTGCCAAGAATAACAATCCACTTGCTTGGGGGGTTGTGAGCTATGAAGTCAATTATGGCCTACTACCACTGGGGCAATTTGGGTTAGACCGCATCGATTGTGTTTTTCCTGATAACACCTTGGCTTGTCTTCCTGAGCAGAGCCCGTTACCAACGGCTATTACTGTCCCAGCAGGTACATTGGACCAACTTGTTTATCTTGTTCTTCCCGTTGCGAAAAGCAATGGGATGAATATTTCATCTTCTGAACAAAATCAAATTACTCGCTACAGCTATGAAGATCACAACATTGTTGACACAAGCGTTGGCTCTGATGCTATGGAAGTGCTGCAAGTTGCCAAATTAGATTGTCGGTTAAAGTTACAAACGGAAGATCGCTCAGGCTACGTCTCAATTGCGATCGCTCGGGTTATTGATGTGTCTGAAGAGGGCGTGATTCGATTAGATAAAAAGTTTATTCCGGCATGTATTGGCATTGAACACATTAAAACCTTAATGAATATGACAACTGAAGTCACTGGCATGATTAATCAGCGTGCAGAAGCCATAGCCGGTCGCTTAAGTCAATCCCAAGGGACTTCCAGTTCGATAGCAGACTTTTTAATGTTACAACTTTTGAATAAGTATCAACCTATTTTTGAACATTATGGGGTTGTTAGTCATATTCATCCAGAATTGCTATTTCGCACACTCATTAGTTTTTCTGGTGAGCTTTCAACGTTCAGTAGTCCCAACAAGCGACCGCCAAAATTTCCTGTCTATCAACATGATAATTTAACCTATGTGTTTAGTAACACTATGGTAATTGTTAATCATGGCTTAAGTAGTGTATTGGAACAAAGTGCCACAGAGCTGATCCTAGAGAAGACCAAATTTGGTGTGTATTTCTCGACGATTGCAGACAAAAGTATGCTTGATAATGCTGAATTTATTCTCGCTGTTAAAGCAAATGTTCCGCATGATGAGCTTCGTCAACGCCTACCTTCACAAATTAAAATAGGGTCAGTTGAAACCATTCGTGAACTGGTTAATAACCAATTACCCGGTATTGGAATATCCAACCTCCCAGTCGCGCCAAGACAGGTGCCATACCATGCGGGTTATCACTATTTTCAATTAGATAAAAATAATAGCCATTGGATAAAGCTTAAATCAAGTGGCGGTGTAGCAATGCATATTTCTGGAGCATATCCAGAGTTACAAATTGAACTTTGGGCCGTGAGTATTTAA
- a CDS encoding serine/threonine-protein kinase yields MDKSKAPNHFAEDKTVVAGFEHSGNNNKVNLIGKCFKNRYLIESKIGHGGMSDIYRAKDLYLESLNVTEPFVAIKVLLSQISDIPEAQQVLIKESVQTQKLSHPNIIRVYDVDTDDGFHFMVMEWLDGESLDQVIKRSKPLGINFKGSMKIIDQIASALSYAHQQGIVHTDLKPSNIFLTRQGNIKVFDFGVAKNLQQREDRYAFAEFDQDSPLTGYTPAYASFEQLSGEDACAADDIFAFSCISYELLTSKHPYNRVAANEVDITNNKLIKPKNISSRLWPMLKKGLALKKVQRAPSIELIINKFHSKSWPLLTAIAAGVVLVIGGFQIQQYYQIQLDDLQNKVALTNKAKSEVQAFEFIPASALLAQIEDIPEDKKLIKNGLLKTHQSEVLDIVEQRIASLPKSDNGLYQNYEKIAQIINDIERFYPDSVRLLQIKNQAERSKQSVVDALSERLSLLLSQARYNEQGSNNIQAIVEGLTFVEPGYVYTASNEEYALYASSFDNALKKHDINQISALITTGENIFSNYPQAKSLITYGAELKVAVKGLNDYHDLTAKGKTVVYPYEAAEVYYRDTFNQLTVRLDAIDNPKDLHEFDKEVRGLATNLPDDFEPLLTLDKRLAASFLRQANVYLDKQYLKTARELFARGNEMYERLNGVQRL; encoded by the coding sequence ATGGATAAGAGTAAAGCACCAAATCACTTTGCTGAAGATAAAACAGTTGTGGCAGGATTTGAACATTCTGGAAATAATAATAAAGTTAACTTGATTGGGAAGTGTTTCAAAAATCGCTATTTAATTGAGTCGAAAATTGGTCATGGTGGTATGAGTGATATATACCGCGCCAAAGATCTCTATTTGGAGTCATTAAACGTAACAGAACCTTTTGTTGCGATTAAAGTATTATTATCTCAGATATCGGATATACCCGAAGCTCAGCAAGTCCTTATCAAAGAGTCAGTACAAACTCAAAAACTCTCTCATCCAAATATCATCAGAGTTTATGATGTAGATACCGATGATGGCTTTCACTTTATGGTGATGGAGTGGTTAGATGGCGAATCATTAGACCAAGTGATCAAACGTTCAAAACCATTAGGCATCAACTTCAAAGGATCAATGAAAATCATTGATCAGATTGCTTCTGCATTATCGTATGCTCATCAACAAGGTATTGTCCATACAGACTTAAAGCCATCAAATATCTTCCTCACTCGCCAAGGGAACATTAAAGTTTTTGATTTTGGCGTTGCGAAAAACTTACAGCAAAGAGAGGACCGATACGCATTTGCCGAATTCGACCAAGACTCTCCTTTAACAGGTTATACCCCAGCTTATGCTAGTTTTGAGCAGTTATCTGGAGAAGATGCCTGCGCGGCAGACGATATTTTTGCTTTTTCGTGTATTAGCTATGAGCTACTAACAAGTAAACATCCTTATAACCGTGTAGCTGCAAATGAAGTTGATATCACCAACAATAAGTTGATTAAACCAAAAAATATTAGTTCACGATTATGGCCTATGTTGAAAAAAGGTCTCGCGCTTAAAAAAGTACAACGTGCGCCTTCCATCGAGCTAATTATCAATAAGTTCCACAGTAAAAGTTGGCCACTACTCACCGCTATTGCTGCGGGTGTTGTACTTGTTATCGGTGGATTTCAAATTCAACAATATTACCAGATTCAATTAGACGACTTACAAAATAAAGTCGCGCTGACAAATAAGGCCAAAAGCGAAGTTCAAGCATTTGAATTTATTCCTGCTTCAGCATTATTAGCCCAAATAGAAGATATTCCAGAAGATAAAAAGCTGATTAAGAATGGTTTGTTAAAGACACATCAATCTGAAGTGTTGGATATTGTGGAGCAACGTATAGCTTCCTTACCGAAAAGCGATAATGGTCTGTATCAAAATTATGAAAAAATAGCACAAATTATTAATGACATAGAACGTTTTTATCCTGATTCAGTTCGTTTGCTACAAATAAAAAACCAAGCAGAGAGAAGTAAACAATCAGTTGTAGATGCACTGTCTGAACGATTGAGCCTGTTATTATCTCAAGCCCGTTACAATGAACAGGGAAGTAATAATATTCAAGCCATTGTTGAAGGGTTAACATTTGTCGAGCCTGGATATGTTTATACCGCGTCTAATGAAGAATATGCCCTCTATGCAAGCTCATTTGATAACGCCTTAAAGAAACATGATATTAATCAAATAAGTGCACTCATTACAACTGGCGAAAATATATTTTCAAACTATCCGCAGGCTAAGTCATTAATTACATATGGCGCCGAATTGAAAGTGGCTGTTAAAGGCTTAAATGACTATCACGATTTAACGGCAAAAGGTAAAACGGTCGTTTATCCATACGAAGCTGCTGAAGTTTATTATCGAGATACATTTAATCAATTAACCGTGAGGTTAGATGCAATAGATAACCCAAAAGATCTACACGAGTTTGATAAAGAAGTTAGGGGGCTCGCCACGAATTTACCCGATGATTTTGAGCCCCTGCTAACGCTTGATAAACGTTTAGCCGCCTCTTTTTTACGCCAAGCAAATGTGTATCTTGATAAGCAATATCTGAAAACAGCCAGAGAGTTATTTGCCAGAGGAAATGAAATGTATGAACGTCTAAATGGTGTTCAACGCTTATAA